A single window of Longimicrobium sp. DNA harbors:
- a CDS encoding SprT-like domain-containing protein, with translation MSLLDDVLDLFGWAPSPGAQPKSSPKPAKPKPAPRPPNQNAAVQQVFPEPESASPPTDNPAPTRPAPARPKPIGRTEREILSIVSPVAPQIRRVVFTKNRRVMASVAERGTALRLNTAFAVAPEDVLVAVARLFSARDARTRNRARDAVRRFITLIPAESVPPRRTRTRQVLASDRPQIERLLAEFRRVNAAHFGGTLPEVPLYLSGQMRRRNGHFSSTPLEIVISRVLCTHALPAESEATLRHEMIHLWQHAQGKKPDHGPEFRAWARKLDVHPRATRPVKWERKPPK, from the coding sequence GTGAGCCTGCTGGACGACGTACTGGACCTTTTCGGCTGGGCACCGTCCCCCGGTGCCCAGCCGAAATCGTCTCCCAAGCCTGCGAAACCCAAGCCCGCACCGCGTCCGCCGAACCAGAACGCGGCGGTCCAGCAGGTGTTCCCGGAGCCCGAGAGTGCCTCGCCTCCGACGGACAACCCGGCGCCGACCAGGCCTGCCCCGGCCCGGCCGAAGCCGATCGGCCGGACGGAGCGGGAGATCCTGTCCATCGTGTCGCCTGTCGCCCCGCAGATCCGGCGCGTGGTGTTCACGAAGAACCGGCGGGTGATGGCGTCGGTGGCGGAGCGGGGAACGGCGCTGCGGCTGAACACGGCGTTCGCCGTGGCGCCCGAGGACGTGCTGGTGGCGGTGGCGCGGCTGTTCTCGGCGCGCGACGCACGAACGCGCAACCGGGCGCGCGACGCGGTCCGCCGCTTCATCACGCTGATCCCGGCGGAGTCGGTGCCGCCGCGCCGGACGCGCACGCGGCAGGTGCTGGCGTCGGACCGGCCGCAGATCGAACGGCTGCTGGCGGAGTTCCGCCGCGTCAACGCCGCGCACTTCGGGGGCACCCTGCCCGAGGTGCCGCTGTACCTGAGCGGGCAGATGCGGCGCCGCAACGGGCATTTCAGCTCGACGCCCCTGGAGATCGTCATCTCCCGCGTCCTGTGCACGCACGCGCTCCCCGCCGAGTCCGAGGCGACGCTTCGCCACGAGATGATTCACCTGTGGCAGCACGCGCAGGGCAAGAAGCCGGACCATGGCCCCGAGTTCCGCGCCTGGGCACGCAAGCTCGACGTGCACCCGCGCGCGACGCGGCCGGTGAAGTGGGAGCGCAAACCGCCGAAGTAA
- a CDS encoding radical SAM protein gives MTHGAGVDVQGGLAAIAATVKGGGRISADDARLLWEHASDDELKRLAGIVRARYHQPDAATYMVMRIINYTNVCVAQCDYCAFYVLPNQQGGYVMTREDVFAKIDELREFGGDLVSFNGGFNPKLPLHYYCDLFAAVRERYGDSMEFYALTVAEFMYLADRAKLSYADTAARLRDSGVHWITGGGSEILTEDFRKRHAKFKYTVREYFQAQQAIVEAGMRTTGTMVIGFDETMDERLEHLQRTRDFQDQCLQAGHDGLFSFLSWSYKPYGTAFGGTEVGAGEYWRHIALSRIFLDNVKHVRTSVLTRNEDAFRALEYGANDFDLPIEDEVTQKAGARIDLDLDRLLAIPRQMGYRVEYRHAERPPMAAVA, from the coding sequence GTGACCCACGGAGCCGGGGTTGATGTTCAGGGCGGGCTGGCGGCCATCGCCGCCACGGTCAAGGGCGGCGGGCGCATAAGCGCCGACGACGCGCGGCTGCTGTGGGAGCACGCGTCCGACGACGAGCTGAAGCGGCTGGCCGGCATCGTCCGCGCGCGCTACCACCAGCCCGATGCCGCCACGTACATGGTGATGCGCATCATCAACTACACCAACGTGTGCGTGGCCCAGTGCGACTACTGCGCGTTCTACGTGCTGCCCAACCAGCAGGGCGGCTACGTGATGACGCGCGAGGACGTGTTCGCCAAGATCGACGAGCTGCGGGAGTTCGGCGGCGACCTGGTTTCGTTCAACGGCGGATTCAACCCCAAGCTGCCCCTGCACTACTACTGCGACCTGTTCGCCGCCGTGCGCGAGCGGTACGGCGACAGCATGGAGTTCTACGCGCTGACCGTCGCCGAGTTCATGTACCTGGCCGACCGCGCCAAGCTGTCGTACGCCGACACGGCGGCGCGGCTGCGCGACTCGGGGGTGCACTGGATCACCGGGGGCGGGTCGGAGATTTTGACGGAGGATTTCCGGAAGCGCCACGCCAAGTTCAAGTACACCGTCCGCGAGTACTTCCAGGCGCAGCAGGCCATCGTCGAGGCCGGCATGCGGACCACGGGAACGATGGTCATCGGCTTCGACGAGACGATGGACGAGCGGCTGGAGCACCTGCAGCGCACCCGCGACTTCCAGGACCAGTGCCTGCAGGCGGGGCACGACGGCCTCTTTTCGTTCCTCAGCTGGTCGTACAAGCCGTACGGCACGGCGTTCGGCGGCACCGAGGTGGGCGCGGGCGAGTACTGGAGGCACATCGCGCTGTCGCGCATTTTCCTGGACAACGTGAAGCACGTGCGCACGTCGGTCCTCACCCGCAACGAGGACGCCTTCCGCGCGCTGGAGTACGGCGCCAACGACTTCGACCTTCCCATCGAGGACGAGGTGACGCAGAAGGCCGGGGCGCGCATCGACCTGGACCTGGACCGGCTGCTCGCCATCCCTCGGCAGATGGGATATCGCGTGGAGTACCGCCACGCGGAACGCCCGCCGATGGCTGCCGTCGCGTGA
- the recG gene encoding ATP-dependent DNA helicase RecG, with the protein MDSERHRRAAPAPSQADMPKYTDLDKPAQFLKNVGPKRAELLAKLGLLTARDVLYHVPHRYEDASTVTPIKDLETGMDATIVGRVVSKGVLPTRRGLRIFQAVVRDGTGLIECSWPGQPFLDRTIARNDLLLLSGTCRFYHGRQFQPKEFTTLAREGEDASEESGTIFPVYPATEGLTHRQVRTLIAENLDDLLRKAKDEDLLPREIRERAGLVPLAQALDWMHRPTSLKDVEQGRRRLAYEELFFLQLLYAQAHHRAAAERPGIAFPRRDTLVKPFHKSLPFTLTAAQKRVLKEIGEDMGRPRRMNRLLQGDVGSGKTVVALFAMLRAAENGYQAAMMVPTEILAEQHARTLQKLLEGLPVGVTLMTGRLGAKAWREVSYRIASGDADIVVGTHALIQEGVEFHKLGLVVVDEQHRFGVKQRLAIQEMGENADTLVMSATPIPRSLALTLYGDLDISVLDERPPGRQPIKTALRAESARPRVLKFVREQVEQGRQAYIVYPLVEESEKVDLKAATVQFEQLKEVFPDLRLALIHGQMPGEEKDRTMRAVAAGEVDVLVSTTVIEVGIDVPNATVMVIEHAERFGLSQLHQLRGRVGRGSEESFCILLYTGGDAAQRLRIFASTEDGFAIAEADLRLRGAGDLFGARQSGVPAFRFANLEEDLQLLTAARAEARAIVDRDPELANHPDLRDALETRYHERARLFRVG; encoded by the coding sequence ATAGATTCCGAACGACACCGGCGCGCCGCGCCCGCGCCATCCCAAGCGGACATGCCCAAGTACACCGACCTCGACAAGCCCGCGCAGTTCCTGAAGAACGTGGGTCCCAAGCGGGCGGAGCTCCTGGCCAAGCTGGGGCTGCTCACCGCGCGGGACGTGCTGTACCACGTTCCCCACCGGTACGAGGACGCGTCCACCGTCACCCCTATCAAGGACCTGGAAACGGGGATGGATGCCACCATCGTGGGCCGGGTGGTGAGCAAGGGCGTGCTTCCCACGCGGCGCGGGCTGCGCATCTTCCAGGCGGTGGTGCGCGACGGCACGGGGCTGATCGAGTGCTCGTGGCCGGGACAGCCGTTCCTGGACCGCACCATCGCGCGCAACGACCTGCTGCTGCTCAGCGGCACCTGCCGCTTCTATCACGGCCGCCAGTTCCAGCCCAAGGAGTTCACCACCCTGGCCCGCGAGGGCGAGGACGCGTCCGAGGAAAGCGGCACCATCTTCCCCGTCTACCCCGCCACCGAGGGGCTGACGCACCGCCAAGTCCGCACGCTGATCGCGGAAAACCTGGACGACCTGCTGCGCAAGGCCAAGGACGAAGACCTCCTGCCCCGGGAGATCCGCGAGCGCGCCGGGCTGGTGCCGCTGGCGCAGGCGCTGGACTGGATGCACCGCCCGACGTCGCTCAAGGACGTGGAGCAGGGGCGCCGCCGGTTGGCATACGAGGAACTCTTCTTCCTTCAGCTCCTGTACGCGCAGGCGCACCATCGCGCCGCCGCCGAGCGCCCCGGCATCGCCTTTCCCCGCCGCGACACGCTGGTCAAGCCGTTCCACAAGTCGCTCCCCTTCACCCTCACCGCCGCCCAGAAGCGCGTGCTGAAGGAGATCGGCGAAGACATGGGGCGCCCCCGGCGGATGAACCGGCTGCTGCAGGGCGACGTGGGATCGGGAAAGACGGTCGTCGCGCTCTTCGCCATGCTGCGGGCGGCGGAAAACGGCTACCAGGCCGCGATGATGGTGCCCACCGAGATCCTGGCCGAGCAGCACGCGCGCACCCTGCAGAAGCTGCTGGAAGGGCTGCCCGTCGGCGTCACGCTGATGACCGGCCGGCTGGGGGCCAAGGCGTGGCGCGAGGTCAGCTACCGCATCGCCTCGGGCGACGCCGACATCGTGGTGGGCACGCACGCGCTCATCCAGGAGGGGGTGGAGTTCCACAAGCTGGGGCTGGTGGTGGTGGATGAGCAGCACCGGTTCGGCGTCAAGCAGCGGCTCGCCATCCAGGAGATGGGCGAAAACGCCGACACGCTGGTGATGTCGGCCACGCCCATCCCCCGCTCGCTGGCGCTGACGCTGTACGGCGACCTTGACATCTCCGTGCTCGACGAGCGCCCGCCCGGCCGCCAGCCGATCAAGACGGCGCTGCGTGCTGAGTCCGCGCGGCCCCGGGTGCTCAAGTTCGTCCGCGAGCAGGTTGAGCAGGGGCGGCAGGCGTACATCGTCTACCCGCTGGTGGAAGAGTCGGAGAAGGTGGATCTGAAGGCCGCCACCGTGCAGTTCGAGCAGCTGAAGGAGGTGTTTCCCGACCTGCGCCTGGCCCTGATCCACGGCCAGATGCCGGGCGAGGAAAAGGACCGGACGATGCGCGCCGTGGCCGCGGGCGAGGTTGACGTGCTGGTGTCGACGACGGTGATCGAAGTGGGCATCGACGTGCCGAACGCCACGGTCATGGTGATCGAGCACGCGGAGCGGTTCGGCCTGTCGCAGCTTCACCAGCTGCGGGGGCGCGTGGGGCGCGGATCGGAGGAAAGCTTCTGCATCCTGCTGTACACCGGGGGCGACGCCGCCCAGCGCCTGCGGATCTTCGCGTCGACGGAGGACGGCTTCGCCATCGCCGAGGCCGACCTGCGCCTGCGCGGCGCGGGCGACCTGTTCGGCGCGCGGCAGTCGGGAGTGCCGGCGTTCCGGTTCGCGAACCTGGAAGAAGACCTCCAGCTGCTGACGGCCGCCCGCGCCGAAGCCCGCGCCATCGTGGACCGGGACCCCGAGCTGGCCAATCACCCGGACCTCCGCGACGCGCTGGAAACGCGCTACCACGAACGGGCGCGGCTGTTTCGGGTGGGGTGA
- a CDS encoding DUF4394 domain-containing protein, translating into MIRSTPLSSRLLSVLALAAAVSACDNPADSSNFEPQGRRIFAVDGVGNLVTFGSQNPDEARRVAISGLQAGETLAGIDFRPVDGRLYAVGSSSRLYTVDTLTAAATAVGTTPFTPALAGSAFGFDFNPTVDRIRVHGNTNQNLRLHPVTGALAFVDTALTYVAGDPGAGTTPRVSGTAYTNSVSGATATVLFGIDSNRDVLVLVGAPNGGRMTTVGSLGVNTTDDVGFDIAGPDASREAYVTVTVGSRSELHTINLSTGATTRIGTIGTSSPVRGIAVAP; encoded by the coding sequence ATGATTCGCTCCACGCCGCTTTCGAGCCGGCTGCTTTCCGTCCTGGCACTCGCCGCGGCCGTTTCCGCGTGCGACAACCCCGCGGACTCATCGAACTTCGAGCCCCAGGGCCGCAGGATCTTCGCGGTAGACGGCGTCGGCAACCTGGTCACCTTCGGCAGCCAGAACCCCGACGAGGCGCGCCGTGTGGCCATCTCGGGGCTGCAGGCGGGCGAAACGCTGGCCGGGATCGACTTCCGCCCCGTGGATGGGCGCCTGTACGCCGTGGGAAGCTCCAGCCGCCTCTACACGGTCGACACGCTCACCGCCGCCGCGACGGCCGTGGGAACCACGCCGTTCACGCCCGCGCTAGCCGGCAGCGCCTTCGGGTTCGACTTCAACCCCACGGTGGATCGCATTCGCGTGCACGGGAACACGAACCAGAACCTGCGGCTTCACCCCGTGACGGGTGCCCTCGCCTTCGTGGATACGGCGCTGACCTACGTGGCGGGCGATCCCGGAGCGGGAACCACGCCGCGCGTGTCGGGGACCGCGTACACCAACAGCGTGAGCGGCGCGACGGCCACGGTGCTGTTCGGCATCGACAGCAACCGCGACGTGCTGGTGCTGGTGGGTGCGCCCAACGGCGGGCGGATGACGACGGTCGGGAGCCTGGGCGTCAACACCACCGACGACGTGGGCTTCGACATCGCCGGGCCGGACGCCTCGCGTGAAGCGTACGTGACCGTGACGGTGGGAAGCCGCTCCGAGCTGCACACGATCAACCTGTCGACCGGCGCCACCACGCGCATCGGAACGATCGGCACCTCGTCACCTGTGCGCGGCATCGCCGTCGCCCCGTAG
- a CDS encoding S8 family peptidase: MNRKLLVLAPLALAACVDTQAPMMPGAESAAPSLSAAPAQEFVPGEVIVKFRAGASSEARGAALQRMNATVRERIVTNAMRRNGDAEGLTVVHSGLGTTAAIDRLRGNPNVEYAEPNWIYRHNATSNDTYFTNGSLWGMYGDASSPANQYGSQAAEAWAANHTGSRTVYVGIIDEGIQFSHPDLDANIWLNPFDPADGVDNDGNGYVDDQRGWDFANGDNGIYDGGTRGSLDKHGTHVAGTIGGEGGNGVGVAGVNWNVTMISGKFLGRSGGTTTNAIKAVDYFTDLKKRHGLNIVATNNSWGGGGFSQALLDAINRGGSAGILFIAAAGNGGSDGVGDNNDAVASYPSNYLCTANGSYDCVIAVASTTSSGGRSSFSNYGATTVDIGAPGSGIYSTLPANTYGSYSGTSMATPHVSGAAALYASTHSGATAAQIRSAILSSAVPTASLSGITVTGGRLNVSGF; encoded by the coding sequence ATGAATCGCAAGTTGCTCGTGCTCGCCCCCCTGGCCCTGGCCGCCTGCGTCGACACGCAGGCACCGATGATGCCCGGCGCCGAGTCGGCGGCCCCGTCGCTGTCGGCCGCGCCCGCGCAGGAGTTCGTTCCGGGTGAAGTGATCGTCAAGTTCCGCGCGGGTGCCTCGTCCGAGGCGCGCGGCGCGGCGCTGCAGCGGATGAACGCCACGGTCCGCGAGCGGATCGTCACCAACGCCATGCGCCGCAACGGCGACGCCGAAGGGCTGACGGTGGTGCACTCCGGGCTGGGGACCACGGCGGCGATCGACCGACTGCGCGGCAACCCGAACGTGGAGTACGCGGAGCCGAACTGGATCTACCGCCACAACGCCACCTCCAACGACACGTACTTCACCAACGGCTCGCTGTGGGGCATGTACGGCGACGCCTCGTCGCCGGCCAACCAGTACGGCAGCCAGGCCGCCGAGGCGTGGGCCGCTAACCACACCGGCTCCAGGACGGTGTACGTCGGCATCATCGACGAGGGCATCCAGTTCAGCCACCCGGACCTGGACGCCAACATCTGGCTCAACCCGTTCGACCCGGCTGACGGCGTGGACAACGACGGCAACGGCTACGTCGACGACCAGCGCGGCTGGGACTTCGCCAACGGCGACAACGGCATCTACGACGGCGGCACCCGCGGCTCGCTCGACAAGCACGGCACGCACGTGGCCGGCACCATCGGCGGCGAGGGCGGTAACGGCGTCGGCGTGGCGGGCGTGAACTGGAACGTCACCATGATCTCCGGCAAGTTCCTGGGCCGCAGCGGCGGCACCACCACCAACGCCATCAAGGCCGTCGACTACTTCACCGACCTCAAGAAGCGCCACGGCCTGAACATCGTCGCCACCAACAACTCGTGGGGCGGCGGCGGCTTCAGCCAGGCGCTGCTCGACGCCATCAACCGCGGCGGCAGCGCCGGCATCCTGTTCATCGCGGCGGCTGGCAACGGCGGCAGCGACGGCGTGGGCGACAACAACGACGCGGTCGCGAGCTACCCGTCCAACTACCTGTGCACGGCCAATGGCTCGTACGACTGCGTGATCGCGGTGGCCTCCACCACCAGCAGCGGCGGCCGGTCGAGCTTCTCCAACTACGGCGCCACCACGGTCGACATCGGCGCGCCGGGCTCGGGCATCTACTCGACGCTGCCGGCCAACACCTACGGCTCGTACAGCGGCACCTCGATGGCCACCCCGCACGTGAGCGGCGCCGCGGCGCTGTACGCGTCCACGCACAGCGGTGCCACCGCCGCGCAGATTCGCAGCGCCATCCTGAGCAGCGCGGTCCCCACCGCGTCGCTCAGCGGCATCACGGTGACGGGCGGCCGCCTGAACGTCAGCGGCTTCTGA
- a CDS encoding aldo/keto reductase: MDASRYENMTYRRAGRSGLRLPAVSLGLWHNFGSVDPFETARDIVLRAFDLGVTHFDLANNYGPVPGSAEETFGRILRRDLAGHRDELIVSTKAGYRMWPGPYGDEGSRKYLLASLDQSLARLGMDYVDVFYHHRPDPQTPLEETMGALEQAVRSGKALYAGVSNYPPELTRQAARILREMRVPFVLHQPKYSMLERTPEQGLFRVLEEEGVGCIVFSPLAQGLLTDRYLREIPADSRAAKPHGFLREEQVTEARRAQLRALDAIARARGQSLAQLAIAWVLRHPVVTSALIGASRVQQLEDNVAALGRLALGDDELREIDRVLEPGTP; this comes from the coding sequence ATGGACGCGTCGCGTTACGAGAACATGACGTATCGCCGCGCCGGGCGGAGCGGGCTGCGGCTTCCCGCGGTCTCTCTCGGCCTGTGGCACAACTTCGGGAGCGTCGACCCGTTCGAGACCGCCCGCGACATCGTGCTGCGCGCCTTCGACCTGGGCGTCACCCACTTCGACCTGGCCAACAACTACGGGCCGGTCCCGGGCTCGGCGGAAGAGACGTTCGGGCGCATCCTGCGGCGCGACCTGGCCGGCCACCGCGACGAGCTCATCGTCAGCACGAAGGCGGGATACCGGATGTGGCCCGGCCCGTACGGCGACGAAGGCTCGCGGAAGTACCTGCTCGCCAGCCTGGACCAGAGCCTGGCCCGGCTGGGGATGGACTACGTGGACGTGTTCTACCACCACCGGCCGGACCCCCAGACGCCGCTGGAAGAAACGATGGGTGCGCTGGAGCAGGCGGTGCGCTCGGGGAAGGCACTGTATGCCGGCGTCAGTAACTACCCGCCCGAGCTCACCCGCCAGGCCGCGCGCATCCTGCGCGAGATGCGCGTGCCCTTCGTCCTCCACCAGCCCAAGTACAGCATGCTGGAGCGCACGCCCGAGCAGGGGCTGTTCCGGGTTCTGGAGGAAGAAGGGGTGGGCTGCATCGTCTTCTCCCCGCTCGCGCAGGGGCTGCTGACGGACCGCTACCTCAGGGAGATCCCGGCCGATTCCCGCGCCGCCAAGCCCCACGGCTTTCTTCGCGAAGAGCAGGTGACGGAGGCGCGCCGGGCCCAGCTTCGCGCGCTGGACGCGATCGCCCGAGCGCGCGGGCAGAGCCTGGCGCAGCTGGCGATCGCCTGGGTGCTGCGCCACCCCGTGGTCACCTCGGCGCTCATCGGCGCCAGCCGCGTGCAGCAGCTCGAGGACAACGTGGCCGCCCTCGGCCGCCTCGCGCTTGGGGATGACGAGCTGCGCGAGATCGACCGCGTGCTGGAGCCGGGAACGCCGTAA
- a CDS encoding glycoside hydrolase family 3 N-terminal domain-containing protein, with translation MMQHTLLAVLLGFSAVAVAAVASPAAAQRRHDPATLARVDALLARMTVEEKVGQMTQLTIGAVAAEGTPQRDSVRIDPAKLREAIVNRHVGSLLNVVGGALTLDGWHALIGQVQDVATRETRLGIPVLYGIDFVHGANYTRGGTLFPHNLGLAATFDVDLVRTAGEVTGDEALASGLPWNFAPVLDVGRQPLFPRFYETFGEDPLVAATLGGAAVRGMQRSGRVAATLKHYLAYSIPRSGRDRTPADVTPREVREIFLPPFAQAVRDGARSVMVNSGEIDGEPVHASRYWLTDVLRGELGFDGVIVTDWEDIYFLHTRHRVAPTIKDAVRMAVDAGIDVSMSPSDYRFTDALIELVREGTIPESRLDESVRRILLLKAELGLLDAPHPDPAHRRLFATEASVGSAREAARRSITLLKNDGGILPLRRDARILVTGPAAASLTALNGGWTYTWQGTDASHFPEEPRTLLEAMLRRGSDVRYMAGSGFTQAGDLGAALDAARNADVVVVAVGEDAYSEWVGNIDDLTLPEPQLRLIEAVQATGAPVVLVLVQGRPRVISRVADRARGIVMAYWPGMYGGDAIADVLFGVVNPSGKLPFTYPRHPNALATYDHRYTETTNNDFGRGPGGFNPQWEFGHGLSYTTYAYRDLRLGSPSIGTADSLSVSVTVANTGLRAGRETVLLFTRQHYASVTPSMRRLRAFRTVELQPGESRELTFTLAADDLRFVARDGRRVLEPGAFDVMVGGLTGTFHVAAGGTR, from the coding sequence ATGATGCAGCACACCCTGCTCGCCGTGCTCCTGGGCTTTTCCGCCGTGGCGGTCGCCGCCGTAGCCTCGCCGGCCGCGGCCCAGCGGCGGCACGATCCCGCGACGCTCGCCCGGGTGGATGCGCTGCTGGCGCGGATGACGGTGGAGGAGAAGGTCGGGCAGATGACCCAGCTCACCATCGGTGCGGTGGCGGCGGAGGGAACGCCGCAGCGCGACAGCGTGCGCATCGACCCCGCGAAGCTGCGCGAGGCAATCGTGAACCGGCACGTGGGCTCGCTGCTGAACGTGGTGGGCGGCGCGCTGACGCTGGACGGATGGCACGCGCTGATCGGCCAGGTGCAGGACGTGGCCACACGCGAGACGCGGCTGGGGATTCCCGTGCTGTACGGCATCGACTTCGTGCACGGCGCCAACTACACGCGCGGCGGCACCCTCTTTCCCCACAACCTGGGGCTGGCCGCCACCTTCGACGTAGACCTGGTGCGCACCGCGGGCGAGGTGACGGGCGACGAGGCGCTCGCCAGCGGCCTGCCCTGGAACTTCGCGCCGGTGCTGGACGTGGGCCGCCAGCCGCTCTTTCCCCGCTTCTACGAGACCTTCGGCGAAGACCCGCTGGTCGCGGCCACGCTGGGAGGTGCCGCCGTGCGGGGGATGCAGCGCTCCGGCCGGGTGGCGGCCACGCTGAAGCACTACCTGGCCTACAGTATCCCGCGCAGCGGCCGCGACCGCACGCCTGCCGACGTCACCCCCCGCGAGGTGCGCGAGATCTTTCTGCCGCCCTTTGCCCAGGCGGTGCGCGACGGGGCGCGGTCGGTGATGGTGAACTCGGGCGAGATCGACGGCGAGCCGGTGCACGCCAGCCGCTACTGGCTGACCGACGTGCTGCGCGGCGAGCTGGGGTTCGACGGGGTGATCGTCACCGACTGGGAAGACATCTACTTCCTCCACACCCGCCACCGCGTGGCCCCCACCATCAAGGACGCGGTGAGGATGGCGGTGGATGCCGGGATCGACGTCAGCATGAGCCCCAGCGACTACCGGTTCACCGACGCGCTGATCGAGCTGGTGCGTGAAGGGACGATCCCCGAGAGCCGCCTGGACGAGTCGGTGCGCCGCATCCTGCTGCTGAAGGCCGAGCTGGGGCTGCTGGATGCGCCCCATCCCGATCCCGCCCACCGCCGCCTGTTCGCCACCGAGGCGTCAGTGGGCTCCGCACGTGAGGCGGCGCGGCGTTCCATCACGCTGCTGAAGAACGACGGCGGCATCCTCCCCCTGCGGCGGGACGCGCGCATCCTGGTCACCGGGCCCGCGGCGGCCTCGCTGACGGCGCTGAACGGCGGCTGGACGTACACCTGGCAGGGCACCGATGCATCGCACTTTCCCGAGGAGCCGCGCACGCTGCTCGAGGCCATGCTGCGGCGGGGAAGCGATGTACGCTACATGGCGGGTTCGGGCTTCACCCAGGCGGGCGACCTGGGCGCGGCGCTGGACGCGGCGCGGAACGCGGACGTCGTCGTGGTCGCCGTGGGCGAGGACGCCTACTCGGAGTGGGTGGGCAACATCGACGACCTCACCCTTCCCGAGCCGCAGCTGCGCCTGATCGAGGCGGTGCAGGCGACGGGCGCGCCGGTGGTGCTGGTGCTGGTACAAGGGCGCCCGCGGGTGATCAGCCGCGTCGCGGACCGCGCGCGGGGGATCGTGATGGCGTACTGGCCGGGGATGTACGGCGGCGACGCCATCGCCGACGTGCTGTTCGGCGTGGTGAACCCGTCGGGAAAGCTGCCCTTCACCTATCCGCGCCATCCCAACGCGCTGGCCACGTACGACCATCGCTACACGGAAACGACGAACAACGACTTCGGCCGCGGCCCCGGCGGCTTCAACCCGCAGTGGGAGTTCGGCCACGGGCTCAGCTATACGACGTACGCCTACCGCGACCTGCGGCTGGGCTCCCCCTCCATCGGCACGGCGGACTCGCTGTCCGTGAGCGTGACGGTGGCGAACACGGGCCTGCGCGCGGGGCGGGAAACGGTGCTCCTCTTCACCCGCCAGCACTACGCCTCGGTGACACCCTCCATGCGCCGCCTGCGCGCGTTCCGCACGGTGGAGCTGCAGCCCGGCGAGTCGCGCGAGCTGACGTTCACGCTCGCGGCGGACGACCTGCGCTTCGTGGCGCGCGACGGGCGGCGGGTGCTGGAGCCGGGGGCGTTCGACGTGATGGTGGGCGGGCTCACCGGCACCTTTCACGTCGCCGCCGGAGGAACGCGCTGA